In the Pseudochaenichthys georgianus chromosome 1, fPseGeo1.2, whole genome shotgun sequence genome, one interval contains:
- the pld6 gene encoding mitochondrial cardiolipin hydrolase, translated as MSGMWTVKVVGLSVVALSLSVELLGWLLHRLRPKRTRTEVLFFPSEMACLEHIFAPSSPQSCCCPLPHGVETSFTRLVRCILSASSSLDVCVFAFSNMDLCKAVLTLQCRGVTIRVLCDKDYAAILGSQIGVLRRAGICARCDVGSVYMHHKFAVVDNRLLITGSLNWTMTAVQSNKENVIVTEDPKLVGPFLKEFQRLWLHSDPAQYFHLSDPKPADKPTTPSTDKP; from the exons ATGTCAGGTATGTGGACGGTGAAGGTGGTGGGTCTGAGTGTGGTGGCCCTCTCTCTCAGCGTGGAGCTGCTGGGTTGGCTCCTCCATCGCCTCAGGCCTAAAAGAACCCGCACTGAGGTCCTCTTCTTCCCCTCAGAGATGGCCTGCTTGGAGCACATCTTCGCTCCCTCATCACCTCA GTCATGTTGCTGCCCGTTGCCTCACGGTGTAGAAACCTCTTTCACTCGTCTTGTCCGCTGCATCTTGTCTGCTTCCTCCTCTCTGGACGTGTGTGTATTTGCCTTCTCCAACATGGACCTATGCAAGGCTGTACTAACACTGCAATGTAGGGGCGTCACCATCCGAGTCCTCTGCGACAAGGACTACGCCGCCATCCTTGGCTCCCAGATAGGGGTTCTTCGCAGAGCCG GGATCTGTGCGCGTTGCGACGTGGGCTCTGTGTACATGCATCACAAGTTTGCAGTGGTGGACAACCGGCTGCTCATCACCGGCTCCCTCAACTGGACGATGACAGCGGTGCAGAGCAACAAGGAGAACGTCATCGTCACCGAGGATCCGAAACTGGTGGGTCCATTCCTCAAAGAGTTCCAACGTTTATGGCTGCACAGCGATCCAGCCCAATACTTCCACTTAAGTGACCCAAAACCTGCTGACAAACCTACCACACCCAGCACTGACAAGCCATGA
- the LOC117446401 gene encoding transcription elongation factor 1 homolog — protein MGRRKSKRKPPTKKKLSDLDSQFTCPFCNHEKSCDVKMERTRNTGIISCTVCLEEFQTPITYLSEAVDVYSDWIDACESANQ, from the exons atgGGTCGTCGCAAGTCTAAAAGAAAGCCCCCTACTAAGAAGAAGCTGAGCGATTTGGACTCTCAGTTCACCTGTCCGTTCTGCAACCACGAGAAGTCATGTGATGTCAAAAT GGAGAGAACCAGAAATACTGGAATAATATCATGCACAGTCTGCTTGGAGGAGTTCCAGACGCCCATTACCT ATCTATCGGAAGCAGTTGATGTGTACAGTGATTGGATAGATGCCTGTGAATCAGCCAATCAGTAG